The sequence AGTAATCTGCGGCAATCTGTCACGGAATGCAGAATCTCTAGCTATGAAAGTCTCAATCGTTGGTGCTTCGGGTTATACGGGAGGAGAACTTCTGCGGATACTTCTCCACCATCCGTATGTGGAGATCACTCAGGTCACTTCGGAATCCCACACTGGAGAATATGTCTATCAGACGCATCCAAATCTCCGGAGACAGACCACTCTCAAGTACACATCACCGGATCAACTGAAATCCTGCGACATTCTCTTTCTGGCACTGCCTCACGGTGAAGCGCAGAAGAACATCGAACATTTTGCTTCTCTGGCCTTAAAGGTTATCGACCTCTCGGCCGATTTCCGGCTGCGACATCTGAGCCTTTATGAAAAATTGTACGGGGCTCATCAGGCTCCCTCATGGCTGGACCGGTTCGTCTACGGGCTCCCTGAACTCCACCGCGAGGAGATCCGTGAAGCGCGTTACATCAGCAGCGTCGGCTGCAACGCCGCTGCGAGCATCCTCGCTCTGCTCCCATCCGTGCGAGCGGATCTCATTGACCGGAATAAACCGATTATCGTAGATATAAAGGTCGGATCGAGCGAAGGAGGAAACAGTCCGAGTCCGGGTTCTCATCACCCGGAACGGGCCGGAGCGATACGGACATACTCTCTCACAGGGCATCGGCATGCCGCGGAAGTGGAGCAGGAGCTTCAACTCGATTACGTTCATCTGACCGTCACATCGGTAGGCGTCGTTCGGGGAGTCCTCGCGGCAGCACATATCTTTCTGAAGGACCGCCTTACCGATAAAGAGCTGTGGAAAATCTATCGTTCCGTATTCCATGAGGAACCTTTCGTTCGCATCGTGAAGGAGCGAACGGGCATTCACCGGGTACCCGAACCAAAGATCCTTGCGGGATCGAATTACGCCGACTTAGGATTCGAACTCGACACGGAAACAGGCCGCATGGTCTGCCTCTGCGCGATCGATAATTTGATGAAAGGGGCGGCGGGAACTGCCGTCCAGTGCATGAATCTCATGTGCGGATTTGAGGAGAGGGCCGGGCTGGAATTCCCTGGCCTTCATCCCATTTAGAGGAGTTTCCTGATTCTTGAGGTTAGTATTCCCCGCCTGCGAGCCCGGATTGGTCGCTGCAAAGGCCGTGGATCGAAGGGGAAAGAGTTCCAGATCCTGTACCGCATAAGTTCAATGCTTCTGAAAGTTGCAATTATTGAGGAACGAAAATTGAGAGAACTCCTCAACAGGATATCCTATAAAGGAGGATGAGAAGAAGTGACGGAAGGGGTGATCGTCATCAAGGTGGGTGGTTCGCAGGGGATCGATCTCGATTTCGTCTGCGATGATCTTGCTTCGTTGTGGAAGGCAGGGATGCACCTTGTTCTCATACATGGAGCGGGAAGAGAAGCCGATGAACTCGGCAGTAGACTCGGTCATCCCTCACAGCATCTGACTTCCACGCAAGGCTTCACCTGGCGCCGTACCGACCGCAACACTCTGGAGATCTTCGCCATGGCTTCAGTGGGCAAGGTGAACATTCTCCTCGTCGAACGGTTACAGCGGCTCGGCGTGAATGCCATGGGCTTGAGCGGGCTCAGTGGAAGACTGATGGAGGGAACGCGCAAGGAGACGGTACGCATCATCGAAAATGGAAGGCAACGCATCCTCCGGGATGATTACACCGGGCGCGTCGAAAGGGTGAACGGCGCTTTGCTGCTTGCGCTTTTGAATATGAAATACCTTCCCGTCATCGCGCCGGTTGGAATCAGCTATCGGGGAGAAGCAATGAACGTGGATGGGGATCGTGCGGCAGCAGTGATCGCCGGAACGTTACATGCGGAGAAGCTTGTGATCCTGACGAACGTCCCTGGCCTGATGAGAAATTTTCCGGATGAATCTTCTCTAATAGCACGTATCGAAAAACGGAACCTCACAGATTCCATCTCCTTCGCGGAAGGAAGAATGAAGAAGAAAGTTCTGGGAGCATCCGAAGCTCTCGACCTGGGTGTCAAACAGGTCATCTTTGCCGATGGACGTATCGAACACCCAATCCAGCGTGCACTCGAAGGCAGAGGCACCATCATCGAGTAATATGAAAACTGAAGAGATCATCGGCCTGGAATCAAAATTTGCAAGTGGAGTTTATTCCAAGAGACCCATCGCCATAGTTCGCGGAGAGGGAGCCCGTCTCTGGGACAGTGAAGGACGAGAGTACATCGATTGTGTTGGAGGCCAGGGAAGCGCCAACGTCGGCCATGCGAATCCTGAAGTGATCCAGGCTGTTAAAGATCAGATTGCCCGATTAACTGTGGCAACAGAGCTCTTCTTCAACGATCAAAGGGCAGCGCTTATGGATCGGCTTGTGAGGATCGCTCCTTTGGGGATCAACCGGATCTTCTTATGCAATTCCGGCGCAGAAGCTGTCGAAGGTGCCATCAAGATCGCCCGCTACCACACAAAACGAACGGAGATCATCGCAATGATGAGAGGTTTTCATGGCCGCACCATGGGAGCTCTTTCCGCAACATGGGATCCTAAGTATCGCGAGCCCTTCGAACCTCTCGTGCCGGACTTCAGACACATCCCCTTCAACAATCTTGATAGAGCAGAGAAGCTGATAGGTGAAAAGACGGCAGCAGTTCTTACAGAGGTCGTTCAAGGAGAAGGGGGCGTTCGCCCCGTTTATATGGATTTCATCCATGGGATTGAGAAACTCTGCCGGGAGCGGGGTGCCCTTCTGATTATCGATGAAGTGCAGACGGGGTTCGGCAGGACCGGAAAGATGTTTGCCCTGGAGCACTTCAACATCTCGCCTGATCTTGTATCGGTTGCCAAATCTCTCGCGGGTGGGCTGCCCATGGGAGCCGTGCTGATCAGCGACCAGATTCGGCCGCTGGAACCACAGATGCACGGAACCACGTTCGGTGGGAACCCCGTCCTCTGTGCCGCAGCCAGGGCGGCGCTGAATTTCATCATTCGCAGGAATCTCCCGGAACAGGCCGCGGTGCTTGGAAGATTCATGCTCGACCGGCTGGCGCGCATAAGATCTCCGCTCATCCGGGAAATAAGAGGCATGGGGCTGATGATAGGAATCGAGCTGAAAATGAAGGTGACTCCCATACTTCAGGCTTTGATGGACAATGGAGTGCTTGCGCTTCCTGCAGGTCCGAATGTCCTGCGCCTGCTGCCCCCGCTCGTCATAGAGAGAAGGGACCTGGAGATCGTAGCCGCTAAACTGGAAGAAGTTCTCCCCAAAACAGGAAGTCCAGTAGTTGAGGAGAATCGTCATGAATGAAGTGGAACTCCTTGATGGTCTTCTGAGAATCTACAGCCCCTCTCAAAATGAGGAAGAGGCAGTTGGATACCTTGTGGCTCAGATGCAAGAGGCAGGATTTGATGCCTTCCGAGATGATGCAGGAAATGCCACCGGCATCCTTGGGCATGGGAGCCGTGAGTTCGTTCTTCTGAGCCATATCGACACTGTCGCCGGCTTCATCGAGGTCAGGCGGGAAGGTGACCGGCTGCACGGCCGGGGAGCGGTCGATGCGAAAGGCCCACTCTGCGCTTTCATCGGCGCCGCTGCCCGGGCAGGTTACCGCGAGGGATGGAAGATCATCGTCATCGGAGCCGTGGAGGAGGAATATCCAACATCAAAAGGAGCTCATTTTGCAGGAACACAATATAAACCCGATTTCTGCATCATCGGAGAGCCGGGAGGATGGGATTGCCTGACCATGGGATACAGGGGAAGCCTGTTGTTCGACTATACACTCAGGAAGATGACATCGCACAGCGCTGCTCTGATCCAACCACCCTGCGAGGAAGCTGTTACATTCTGGCAACGGCTTAAAAGATACACTCTCGATGTCAACTCAGACAAAAGCCGTCATTTTGATCAGCTGCAACCTGTATTGCTGGAAATGAGATCAGAAGCGGATGGTTTCCAGGAAGGGGCGATGCTTCGCATCAATGTTCGCCTTCCGCTTCAAACAGACATTCAGAAACTAAAAGATAAGGTGAAGAAACTTGCAGACGGCGCGGATATTTCCTTCCTTGCGGAAACAGCTTCTTTCCGCGCCGATAAGAACAACGACCTCGTGCGCGCGTTTCTTTCGGCGATAAGATCCAGCGGCGGGAGTCCCCGCTTCAAACTAAAAACTGGAACATCGGACATGAACATCCTAGGTCCTATCTGGAATTGCCCGATCGTGACATATGGTCCTGGCGACTCGCGCCTCGACCACACTTCTTCCGAATCCATCGACCTCCACGACTTTAAAAGATCCATCGCCATCCTGACCGAAGTCCTCGAAAAACTCACGCAATGACGAAATGTGTAAGCCCTAAAAGTTAAATTATTCAAACTGCATTAACGGAATCATCATATTTAACATAGATTTAACATGCCCTTCATGTTTTGTTAATTCTCCGCCTTTATATTAGCTTATGAAAAATGAGAAAAGCTTTGAATAAAGAAGGAGGCAAAATGAAAGCAAAAGGAACATGGTTACTTTTCCTGATGATGCTAATCGCAGCGTTTCTTGCATTTCCAGCAAATCTAAAGGGAGAAGATCTTCCTGAGGATAGTCTGCATGGTGAGGAGCTGCAGGGTGAGAATCAGCCGGAAAAGAATACGACACAGGAAGAGATTGCAGAGGTCAAAGATGAGATCAAAGGGCTTTCGGAAACTCTTTCCGAAATCAAGACCGATGTGGAGAAGATGAAGAAGATCAAGATCTCGGGATACATCCAGGCCCAGTACGAGAACCACCAGGAATCGGAAGAAGGGCTTGACAGTAAGGGAAAACCGGCCAACTACGATAATTTCCTCATCAGGAGAGGTCGAGTGAAAGTGGAATTCGACGCCACGAAGAAATCCAAGTATGTTCTTCAGATCGACGCGGCAAAGGATAAGGTTACCCTCAAGGACGCTTACGTCGAGCTCAAAGCCGCCGATTACTTCAAACTGACGTTCGGTCAGTTCAAGTGGCCTTTCGGATATGAGATCCTTCAGTCCTCTTCCCAAAGAGAGATGCCGGAAAGGGCAAAGGTCATCAGAGAGCTTTTCCCGGGAGAAAGGGACAGAGGGATCAAGTTCTCCGGAGAGATTAAGAAGTTCGACTATCAGATCGGGCTCTTCAACGGAACAGGGGTTGAGGATAAAACCTTCACCTGGCAAGACCCGGACAACAACAAGGATGTCGTCGCGAGGTTAGGCGCGGACTTCGGGAAGATACGATTTGGATTATCTGGATATTCCGGAGAGGAACTTGTCGTCGGCAGAGCCGCCACGCCGGGAAGCACAACCTGGTACGATGCGGATCATGACGGAAGTATAGATGAGGGAGAATACAAGACGATCGACCCGAAACCTGCAACACCCGACATTGAGTACGACAAGGAGAGATACGGCACTGATATCCAGTGGTATTTCGAGATTCCGCGCGCCGGAGGCGGCACATTCAAAGCCGAGTACATCCAGGGGAAGAACAGGGGCAAGGATGTCGAGGGGTGGTATGCCCTCTTTGTCCAGAACTTAGGCAAGAGAAACGCCTTCGCCTTCCGGGTGGACAACTGGGATCCTGATACCAACCTCGATGATGATGAACTTATGACATACATACCCGCATGGCTCTTCTACTGGGATGCGAATCTGAAGCTTACCTTCGCCTATGAGATGCCGAGGGAAAAAGAGGGATTCAAGGTTGACAATAACGTTTTCACCTTCAGAATTCAGTACAAATTCTGATGACAGACGCTCTAATTTATGTTAACAAAAATCATTAGGAGGCAAAAAATGTTTAACTTAAGAAGCATATTTATGGTAACGGCAGCCATCCTTCTTGCGGCTGTGCTGTTACTCTTGAGCGGAAGTGCCGTCCATGCAGCCAAGAATGTAATCACAATGAAAGGTTCTGACACTATGGTCATCCTGGCGCAGCGGTGGGCAGAAATATATATGGATAATCATCCTGATATCACGCTCCAGGTGACAGGAGGAGGCTCGGGAACGGGAATCGCCGCCCTCATCAACGGCACGACCGACATCTGCAACGCCTCTCGGCCGATGAAGGATAGTGAGAAGAAGAAGCTCCGGGATCGCTTTTACACTACCGGTGTGGAGATCTCCGTTGCCAAAGACGGGATCGCTATTTACCTGAATGCGAGCAACCCGGTTGCCGAGCTTTCCCTCCAGCAACTCCGCGATATCTTCACCGGAAGAATCACCAACTGGAAGGATATCGGGGGTGAGAACGCAAAGATCATTCTCTACTCGAGGGAAAGCAATTCTGGAACTTACGTCTTCTTCAAGGATAACGTCCTTAAAGGGGAGGATTACCATGCCGGCGCCCAGACTCTGCCTGGAACAGCAGCCATCGTCAATGCCATTTCAAGGGACATGCACGGTATAGGATACGGTGGAGTCGCCTACGCCAAAGGGGTCAAGTTCTGCAGGGTGAAGAAAGACGCATCGAGCCAGGGGTATGAGCCGAACCTCGAAACAGTCAGCTCCGGGAACTATCCAATCAGCCGCGACCTCTACTTCTATCTAAGGAATAAGCCATCAGGAATCATCAAGAACTTTGTGGATTGGGCACTATCTCCCGAGGGGCAGAAGATCGTCACGGAAGTAGGCTATTTTCCTGTTCATTAATATCGCGCATCATCTTAAAAATCTTTTAAGATGTCAGATAGATAAGTACAGTTAATGGTTGATGCAGCTACAGTTCTATTATAATGAGCGTCAATTCAGGGGGATGAGGATGGAAAAGAAAGTCATGAAAAGAGCGAAAGAAGTTTTCCTTTTCAGGAGAAAGTTAGTTGAATTCTTCATCGAGAAGGGGATCGCAGTCGTCTCCATGACGGCCATTTTTGCCATCATCCTCATTTTCGTCTTCACCTTCAAGGAGACCATTCCCCTTCTCTATGACCGAGAAGCGCGCAAGGAAGTCAGCCTCGAAAACCTATTCATCAACAAGATCTGGCAGCCCGT is a genomic window of Acidobacteriota bacterium containing:
- the argC gene encoding N-acetyl-gamma-glutamyl-phosphate reductase, with amino-acid sequence MKVSIVGASGYTGGELLRILLHHPYVEITQVTSESHTGEYVYQTHPNLRRQTTLKYTSPDQLKSCDILFLALPHGEAQKNIEHFASLALKVIDLSADFRLRHLSLYEKLYGAHQAPSWLDRFVYGLPELHREEIREARYISSVGCNAAASILALLPSVRADLIDRNKPIIVDIKVGSSEGGNSPSPGSHHPERAGAIRTYSLTGHRHAAEVEQELQLDYVHLTVTSVGVVRGVLAAAHIFLKDRLTDKELWKIYRSVFHEEPFVRIVKERTGIHRVPEPKILAGSNYADLGFELDTETGRMVCLCAIDNLMKGAAGTAVQCMNLMCGFEERAGLEFPGLHPI
- a CDS encoding [LysW]-aminoadipate kinase; its protein translation is MIVIKVGGSQGIDLDFVCDDLASLWKAGMHLVLIHGAGREADELGSRLGHPSQHLTSTQGFTWRRTDRNTLEIFAMASVGKVNILLVERLQRLGVNAMGLSGLSGRLMEGTRKETVRIIENGRQRILRDDYTGRVERVNGALLLALLNMKYLPVIAPVGISYRGEAMNVDGDRAAAVIAGTLHAEKLVILTNVPGLMRNFPDESSLIARIEKRNLTDSISFAEGRMKKKVLGASEALDLGVKQVIFADGRIEHPIQRALEGRGTIIE
- a CDS encoding aspartate aminotransferase family protein → MDVSNTQSSVHSKAEAPSSSNMKTEEIIGLESKFASGVYSKRPIAIVRGEGARLWDSEGREYIDCVGGQGSANVGHANPEVIQAVKDQIARLTVATELFFNDQRAALMDRLVRIAPLGINRIFLCNSGAEAVEGAIKIARYHTKRTEIIAMMRGFHGRTMGALSATWDPKYREPFEPLVPDFRHIPFNNLDRAEKLIGEKTAAVLTEVVQGEGGVRPVYMDFIHGIEKLCRERGALLIIDEVQTGFGRTGKMFALEHFNISPDLVSVAKSLAGGLPMGAVLISDQIRPLEPQMHGTTFGGNPVLCAAARAALNFIIRRNLPEQAAVLGRFMLDRLARIRSPLIREIRGMGLMIGIELKMKVTPILQALMDNGVLALPAGPNVLRLLPPLVIERRDLEIVAAKLEEVLPKTGSPVVEENRHE
- a CDS encoding [LysW]-lysine hydrolase — translated: MNEVELLDGLLRIYSPSQNEEEAVGYLVAQMQEAGFDAFRDDAGNATGILGHGSREFVLLSHIDTVAGFIEVRREGDRLHGRGAVDAKGPLCAFIGAAARAGYREGWKIIVIGAVEEEYPTSKGAHFAGTQYKPDFCIIGEPGGWDCLTMGYRGSLLFDYTLRKMTSHSAALIQPPCEEAVTFWQRLKRYTLDVNSDKSRHFDQLQPVLLEMRSEADGFQEGAMLRINVRLPLQTDIQKLKDKVKKLADGADISFLAETASFRADKNNDLVRAFLSAIRSSGGSPRFKLKTGTSDMNILGPIWNCPIVTYGPGDSRLDHTSSESIDLHDFKRSIAILTEVLEKLTQ
- a CDS encoding porin, whose product is MKAKGTWLLFLMMLIAAFLAFPANLKGEDLPEDSLHGEELQGENQPEKNTTQEEIAEVKDEIKGLSETLSEIKTDVEKMKKIKISGYIQAQYENHQESEEGLDSKGKPANYDNFLIRRGRVKVEFDATKKSKYVLQIDAAKDKVTLKDAYVELKAADYFKLTFGQFKWPFGYEILQSSSQREMPERAKVIRELFPGERDRGIKFSGEIKKFDYQIGLFNGTGVEDKTFTWQDPDNNKDVVARLGADFGKIRFGLSGYSGEELVVGRAATPGSTTWYDADHDGSIDEGEYKTIDPKPATPDIEYDKERYGTDIQWYFEIPRAGGGTFKAEYIQGKNRGKDVEGWYALFVQNLGKRNAFAFRVDNWDPDTNLDDDELMTYIPAWLFYWDANLKLTFAYEMPREKEGFKVDNNVFTFRIQYKF
- a CDS encoding phosphate ABC transporter substrate-binding protein, whose product is MFNLRSIFMVTAAILLAAVLLLLSGSAVHAAKNVITMKGSDTMVILAQRWAEIYMDNHPDITLQVTGGGSGTGIAALINGTTDICNASRPMKDSEKKKLRDRFYTTGVEISVAKDGIAIYLNASNPVAELSLQQLRDIFTGRITNWKDIGGENAKIILYSRESNSGTYVFFKDNVLKGEDYHAGAQTLPGTAAIVNAISRDMHGIGYGGVAYAKGVKFCRVKKDASSQGYEPNLETVSSGNYPISRDLYFYLRNKPSGIIKNFVDWALSPEGQKIVTEVGYFPVH